In the Candidatus Angelobacter sp. genome, one interval contains:
- a CDS encoding serine hydrolase: MNYTLRFSAMLVCLLAITMPSRALAQDQNASTNDSRAPRLQALVDTAVQQTLARFADKQLKPDQLAVTLVDLRDPQHPVRASYRGDAQIYPASVVKLFYLVAVHRWLEDGKLQDTAELRRALRDMIVLSYNEATHYVVDLLTGTTSGPELPP; encoded by the coding sequence ATGAACTACACCCTTCGCTTCAGCGCCATGCTCGTTTGTCTACTTGCCATAACGATGCCATCGCGCGCCCTGGCTCAAGACCAGAATGCCTCCACGAATGATTCGCGTGCCCCCCGACTCCAGGCGCTGGTTGACACCGCCGTTCAACAAACGCTCGCCAGATTCGCCGACAAGCAACTCAAACCCGACCAGCTCGCCGTCACGCTCGTGGACTTGCGCGACCCGCAACATCCCGTTCGGGCGAGCTATCGCGGCGATGCGCAAATTTATCCGGCCAGCGTGGTGAAATTGTTTTACCTCGTTGCGGTCCATCGGTGGCTCGAAGACGGCAAGCTTCAGGACACCGCCGAACTGCGCCGCGCGCTGCGCGACATGATCGTTCTCTCCTACAACGAGGCCACGCATTACGTCGTGGATCTACTGACGGGGACCACGAGCGGGCCGGAACTGCCTCCGT